One Leopardus geoffroyi isolate Oge1 chromosome B1, O.geoffroyi_Oge1_pat1.0, whole genome shotgun sequence DNA window includes the following coding sequences:
- the LOC123595007 gene encoding alcohol dehydrogenase class-3, with the protein MANQVIKCKAAVAWEAGKPLSVEEVEVAPPKAHEVRIKIIATAVCHTDAYTLSGADPEGSFPVILGHEGAGIVESVGEGVTTLKAGDTVIPLYIPQCGECKFCLNPKTNLCQKIRVTQGKGLMPDGTSRFTCKGKTILHYMGTSTFSEYTVVADISVAKIDPLAPLDKVCLLGCGISTGYGAAVNTAKVEPGSTCAVFGLGGVGLAVIMGCKVAGASRIIGVDINKDKFARAKEFGASECINPQDFSKPIQEVLVEMTDGGVDYSFECIGNVKVMRAALEACHKGWGVSVVVGVAASGEEIATRPFQLVTGRTWKGTAFGGWKSVESVPKLVSEYMSKKIKVDEFVTHNLPFDQINEAFELMHAGKSIRTVVKL; encoded by the exons TATCAAGTGCAAGGCTGCAGTTGCCTGGGAAGCAGGAAAACCTCTCTCTGTAGAGGAGGTAGAGGTGGCACCCCCAAAGGCTCATGAAGTGCGAATTAAG ATTATCGCCACTGCAGTTTGTCACACCGATGCCTATACCCTGAGTGGGGCTGATCCTGAGGGGAGTTTTCCAGTGATCTTGGGACATGAAGGGGCTGGGATCGTGGAAAGTGTTGGCGAAGGAGTTACTACCCTGAAGGCAG GCGATACTGTCATCCCACTCTACATCCCACAGTGTGGAGAATGCAAATTTTGTCTAAACCCTAAGACAAACCTTTGCCAGAAGATAAG agttACTCAAGGGAAAGGATTAATGCCAGATGGTACTAGCAGATTTACTTGCAAAGGAAAGACAATTTTACATTACATGGGAACCAGCACATTTTCGGAATATACAGTTGTGGCTGATATCTCTGTTGCTAAAATTGATCCTTTAGCACCTTTGGATAAAGTCTGCCTTCTGGGTTGTGGAATTTCAACTGGTTatggtgctgctgtgaacactgcCAAG GTGGAGCCTGGCTCTACTTGTGCCGTCTTTGGCCTAGGAGGAGTTGGATTGGCGGTTATCATGGGCTGTAAGGTGGCTGGTGCATCCCGGATCATTGGTGTGGACATCAATAAAGATAAATTCGCACGGGCCAAGGAGTTTGGAGCCTCTGAATGTATTAACCCCCAAGACTTCAGTAAACCCATCCAGGAAGTGCTCGTTGAAATGACTGACGGGGGAGTGGACTACTCCTTTGAGTGCATTGGTAATGTGAAAGTCATG AGAGCAGCGCTAGAGGCCTGCCACAAAGGCTGGGGAGTCAGCGTGGTGGTTGGAGTAGCTGCTTCGGGTGAAGAGATCGCCACTCGCCCGTTTCAGCTGGTAACAGGCCGCACGTGGAAAGGCACTGCCTTTGGAG GATGGAAGAGTGTGGAAAGTGTCCCAAAGTTAGTATCCGAATATATGTCCAAAAAGATAAAAGTTGATGAATTTGTGACTCACAATCTGCCTTTTGACCAAATTAATGAAGCCTTTGAACTGATGCATGCAGGAAAGAG CATTCGAACTGTTGTAAAACTTTAA